A genomic segment from Glycine soja cultivar W05 chromosome 20, ASM419377v2, whole genome shotgun sequence encodes:
- the LOC114403867 gene encoding neurogenic protein mastermind-like encodes MEAQPPTPSTAPPPPPQHLSYPDSVESSPRSRNTDSWDEPFAPASTKLRLMCSYGGHIVPRPHDKSLCYVGGDTRIIVSERATSLADLSTRLSKTFLNGRPFTLKYQLPNEDLDSLISVTTDEDLENMIDEYDRTSAAATSAVKPSRIRLFLFPTKPESTHSIPAQILDTSAKSDDWFLNALNGAGLLNRGFSDSASVNCLLGLDDEVAGNNLEPGSKDGVDGGVGGGGASQGGSFGNGKNLKQDVHSVPDSPMLETTSSFGSTSSSPSLANLPPIRVHVVEDQRVLGIEDQFAQIGVGVGPKQQPDEGFVLLSSPPPPPVPATLAAVGVPIGPATVVAGEHHNRVVSDDERSDHGVPVGYRKPPTPQPQVQSQTQAQSQAQTQTLAPQFHQKSTAGGAVVDLPSPDSVSSDSSLANAISRSKAAVYQEQVQIQPGTTRVPSNPVDPKLNVSDLHGRIQMQQHVHDPGYLLQQQFEQHQQLQSQPQQQFEQHQQLQSQPQHQFEQHQHQHQQTLPQQQQQFIHGAHFIHHNPAIPAYYPVYPSQQHPQHPQVYYVTTRQAQAYNLPLQQANMGESAGNIASSRPQTPPNPSTLVQQPATYNPIRNAPMPKTEMNAYRAATAGNPQLVQVPTSQHQQQYVTYSQIHHPSQSMAPNSAAPANYAFDYADPAHAQIYYSQPMAPTIPSQYQTMTAAAVMMQEGSAQHPSDSVKQQQQIRTSQPL; translated from the exons ATGGAGGCGCAACCGCCAACCCCCTCGACCGCCCCGCCGCCTCCGCCGCAGCACCTCAGCTACCCCGACTCCGTGGAATCCTCGCCACGCTCCCGCAACACCGACTCCTGGGACGAGCCCTTCGCGCCGGCGTCGACGAAGCTCCGCCTCATGTGCAGCTACGGCGGCCATATCGTCCCCCGCCCCCACGACAAGTCCCTCTGCTACGTCGGCGGCGACACGCGCATCATCGTCTCCGAACGCGCCACCTCACTCGCGGACCTCTCCACGCGCCTCTCGAAAACATTCCTGAATGGAAGACCCTTCACGCTCAAGTACCAGCTCCCCAACGAGGACCTCGATTCCCTCATCTCCGTCACCACCGACGAGGACCTCGAGAACATGATCGACGAGTATGACCGCACCTCCGCCGCCGCCACCTCCGCCGTCAAACCCTCTCGCATCCGCCTCTTCCTCTTCCCCACCAAACCCGAATCCACTCACTCTATCCCTGCCCAAATTCTCGACACGTCAGCCAAATCGGACGATTGGTTTTTGAATGCTTTAAACGGCGCCGGATTGCTTAACCGCGGGTTTTCGGACTCTGCCTCTGTTAATTGCCTTCTTGGACTTGACGACGAGGTTGCCGGGAACAACCTCGAACCCGGTTCGAAGGACGGTGTGGATGGTGGTGTTGGCGGTGGTGGTGCTTCGCAGGGTGGATCTTTCGGGAACGGGAAGAATTTGAAGCAGGATGTTCACTCCGTTCCTGATTCGCCCATGCTCGAAACGACGTCGTCGTTTGGGTCCACTTCCTCGTCGCCTTCGCTCGCGAACTTGCCGCCGATTAGGGTTCATGTCGTGGAGGATCAGAGGGTGTTGGGGATTGAGGATCAGTTCGCGCAGATAGGGGTTGGTGTGGGGCCGAAGCAGCAGCCGGATGAGGGTTTTGTTTTGCTCTCTTCGCCGCCTCCGCCGCCGGTTCCCGCGACTCTCGCCGCGGTGGGTGTGCCGATTGGGCCCGCCACGGTGGTTGCTGGGGAGCATCATAACCGCGTTGTCTCCGATGATGAGAGATCGGACCATGGGGTTCCTGTTGGGTATAGAAAACCACCCACTCCTCAACCACAGGTTCAGTCACAGACACAAGCACAGTCACAGGCACAAACGCAAACACTTGCTCCTCAATTTCATCAGAAGTCAACTGCTGGTGGCGCCGTTGTTGATTTGCCTTCTCCTGATTCAGTTTCTAG TGATAGTAGCCTTGCGAATGCAATCTCGCGTTCAAAAGCTGCTGTATATCAAGAACAAGTTCAGATTCAACCTGGCACTACAAGGGTTCCTAGTAACCCTGTGGATCCGAAGCTTAATGTGTCTGATCTGCATGGTCGGATCCAGATGCAGCAACATGTACATGACCCCGGATATTTGTTGCAACAGCAATTTGAACAGCACCAGCAGCTGCAATCACAACCGCAACAGCAATTTGAACAGCACCAGCAGCTGCAATCACAACCGCAACATCAATTTGAACAgcaccaacaccaacaccaacagACACTGCCGCAACAGCAGCAACAGTTTATTCATGGCGCACACTTTATTCACCATAACCCTGCTATTCCTGCATATTATCCTGTATATCCTTCCCAGCAACATCCCCAGCATCCCCAGGTTTACTATGTGACCACGAGACAGGCGCAGGCTTACAACCTGCCTCTGCAGCAGGCTAATATGGGCGAGTCTGCAGGGAACATCGCTTCTAGCCGGCCACAAACTCCACCAAATCCTTCTACATTGGTTCAACAGCCTGCTACTTACAACCCTATTAGAAATGCTCCCATGCCTAAAACTGAAATGAATGCTTACAGAGCTGCAACTGCAGGCAACCCTCAACTAGTTCAAGTTCCTACAAGCCAACATCAGCAGCAATATGTCACCTACTCACAGATTCACCATCCTTCTCAGTCCATGGCTCCCAATTCTGCTGCCCCTGCGAATTATGCTTTTGATTATGCGGATCCTGCTCATGCTCAAATATACTACTCTCAACCTATGGCACCCACAATTCCTTCACAGTACCAGACTATGACTGCTGCTGCTGTGATGATGCAGGAAGGTTCAGCTCAGCATCCCTCAGACAGCGTGAAGCAGCAGCAGCAGATAAGAACCTCACAACCATTATAA
- the LOC114403384 gene encoding uncharacterized protein LOC114403384 isoform X3 — protein sequence MLPKMSTMSMSMSLSFQSDMLSTLCKGSSTFCSLPRATAPFRLRAFSTAFSDKPSVCTADELHYVSLSNSDWKLALWRYHPSPLAPPRNHPLLLLSGVGTNAVGYDLSPESSFARYMSGQGFETWILEVRGAGLSIQGSNSKDIEQSANAMSEKMEAASESAIATNGAVASNKELNNVSFCAVSEPEISAPNGVETENVAIKGDLTRLGTVWDESKLVARLTETLMLLSERVSGFLSESQSRVMFTKFLDQISKLLVDSPLYEQFNEVRGKLSTLFETKQNTGITSQITDLSQKLVNIIEEGQLSVSPPLFDLQARFTSTIEDFQKQLDLMVKYDWDFDHYLEEDVPAAIEYIMKQSMPKDGKLLAIGHSMGGILLYSMLSRFGFEGKESNLAAVVTLASSLDYTSSKSTLKLLLPLADPAQALNVPVVPLGAMLAAAYPLSSRPPYVFSWLNTLISAEDMMDPDLLKRLVLNNFCKYFYPLQI from the exons ATGTTACCCAAAATGTCAACCATGTCTATGTCCATGTCCTTGTCCTTCCAATCTGACATGCTCTCTACTCTGTGCAAAGGCTCTTCCACCTTCTGCTCCCTCCCACGCGCCACCGCACCCTTCCGCCTCAGGGCTTTCTCCACCGCCTTCTCCGACAAGCCCTCCGTCTGCACCGCCGACGAACTCCACTATGTCTCCCTCTCCAATTCCGATTGGAAACTCGCTCTCTGGCGCTACCACCCTTCGCCTCTC GCACCTCCGAGGAATCATCCTCTGTTGCTATTGTCGGGAGTGGGAACTAACGCCGTTGGATATGACCTTTCTCCTGAG TCATCATTTGCACGTTACATGTCTGGTCAGGGATTTGAAACTTGGATTCTTGAAGTACGAGGAGCTGGGTTGAGTATTCAGGGTTCAAATTCCAAAGATATTGAACAGTCTGCCAATGCAATGTCTGAGAAGATGGAAGCTGCTTCAGAAAGTGCTATTGCTACCAATGGAGCAGTGGCTTCAAACAAAGAATTGAATAACGTCTCTTTTTGTGCGGTATCTGAACCTGAGATTTCTGCCCCTAATGGAGTAGAAACTGAAAATGTGGCAATCAAAGGTGATCTAACTAGGTTAGGTACTGTTTGGGATGAATCAAAGTTGGTGGCAAGATTGACCGAGACTTTAATGCTTTTGTCAGAAAGAGTCTCTGGGTTTCTGAGCGAAAGTCAATCAAGGGTGATGTTTACCAAATTTCTAGATCAGATTTCAAAACTTTTGGTGGATTCTCCATTATATGAACAATTCAATGAGGTAAGGGGAAAGCTTTCAACTTTGTTCGAAACAAAGCAAAACACTGGTATTACTAGTCAAATAACTGATCTGAGTCAAAAACTAGTAAATATTATCGAGGAAGGTCAGCTATCTGTTTCTCCTCCATTATTTGATCTACAAGCTCGTTTTACTTCTACAATCGAAGATTTTCAGAAGCAACTTGACTTGATGGTGAAGTATGATTGGGACTTCGATCATTACTTGGAAGAAGATGTTCCTGCAGCG ATAGAATACATAATGAAACAAAGCATGCCTAAAGATGGAAAATTGCTTGCAATTGGACACTCCATGGGTGGTATCCTGCTTTACTCCATGCTGTCACGGTTTG GTTTTGAAGGAAAAGAATCCAACTTGGCTGCAGTAGTTACACTGGCTTCATCTCTGGACTACACATCATCCAAATCAACTCTGAAGTTACTCTTACCGCTA GCAGATCCTGCACAGGCTCTGAATGTTCCTGTTGTTCCTTTAGGGGCAATGTTAGCAGCAGCTTATCCTCTTTCTTCTCGTCCACCATATGTATTCTCATGGTTAAATACTTTGATTTCTGCTGAGGACATGATGGATCCAGATTTATTAAAAAGACTtgttttgaataacttttgTAAGTATTTTTATCCATTACAAATCTAA
- the LOC114403619 gene encoding elongator complex protein 2-like encodes MREVEVKRVFIGAGCNRIVNNVSWGASGLLSFGAHNAVAIFCPKSAQILTTLPGHKAVVNCTHWLPSSRFLFKAKQLEQHYLLSGDADGAIILWELSLADGKWRQVLQLPQSHKKGVTCISGIMVSQTEAMFASTSSDGTACVWELAFPMTGSGDCKLSCLDSFSVGSKSMVTLSLAELPGDSGQIVLAMGGLDNKIHLYCGGRSGKFVHACELKGHTDWIRSLDFSLPISINGEVNNIFLVSSSQDKGIRIWKMALHSSMSNGHGIDRKGEISLSSYIEGPVLVAGSSSFQVSLESLLIGHEDWVYSVMWQPPLVAPMEEDAYYQPQSILSASMDKTMMIWQPEKTSGVWMNVVTVGELSHCALGFYGGHWSPNGDSILAHGYGGSFHLWKNVGNDNWLPQKVPSGHFASVTDIAWARSGDYIMSVSHDQTTRIYAPWKVEASLQDGEFWHEIARPQVHGHDINCMAVIHSKGNHRFLCGAEEKVARVFEAPLSFLKTLNNATLQKSCSSDDIMGDVQILGANMSALGLSQKPIYAQAVHEAPKRSGIDGLDTIETIPDAVPTVFTEPPIEDQLAWHTLWPESHKLYGHGNELFSLCCDHKGELVASSCKAQSAAVAEVWLWQVGSWKAVGHLQSHSLTVTQMEFSHDDNFLLTVSRDRQFSVFSITRTGTGEISYSLLVRQEGHKRIIWSCSWNPHGHEFATGSRDKTVKIWAIERESVKQLMSLPQFTSSVTALSWVGLHHRKNNGLLAVGMENGQIELWNLSYNRADDGSIAAPGLAASLAVRIDPFICHASTVNRLAWKKNEDDQTSMQLASCGADNCVRVFDVSVE; translated from the exons ATGCGTGAAGTCGAAGTGAAAAGGGTGTTTATTGGAGCGGGATGCAACAGAATAGTGAACAACGTTTCATGGGGTGCTTCTGGTTTGCTCTCTTTTGGAGCTCACAACGCCGTTGCTATTTTCTGCCCCAAG AGTGCTCAAATTTTGACTACTCTCCCGGGTCACAAGGCAGTTGTGAATTGCACTCACTGGCTCCCATCTAGCAGGTTTCTATTTAAAG CAAAACAATTGGAGCAGCACTATTTGCTATCTGGAGATGCAGATGGTGCTATTATTTTGTGGGAACTGTCCCTTGCTGATGGGAAG TGGAGGCAAGTGTTACAGCTGCCACAATCACACAAGAAAGGTGTTACATGCATTAGTGGAATTATGGTTTCTCAAACTGAGGCAATGTTTGCATCTACTTCTTCAGATGGCACTGCTTGTGTATGGGAACTTGCATTTCCAATGACAGGAAGCG GTGACTGTAAATTATCGTGCCTGGATTCTTTCTCTGTTGGTTCTAAATCTATGGTAACCCTATCGTTAGCTGAATTGCCTGGAGATAGTGGGCAAATTGTCCTTGCAATGGGAGGATTAGATAACAAGATTCACCTCTATTGTGGTGGAAGGTCAGGAAAG TTTGTACATGCATGTGAGCTAAAAGGGCATACAGATTGGATCCGGAGTTTGGACTTCTCATTACCTATAAGCATCAATGGGGAAGTAAACAATATTTTTCTGGTTAGTTCATCTCAGGATAAAGGCATACGAATTTGGAAGATGGCATTACATAGCTCTATGTCCAATGGACACGGCATAGACAGGAAAGGAGAAATAAGCTTATCATCCTATATAGAAGGTCCCGTGCTTGTGGCTGGTTCATCTTCTTTTCAGGTATCCTTAGAATCTCTTTTAATTGGACATGAGGATTGGGTATATTCAGTAATGTGGCAACCCCCTTTGGTTGCACCCATGGAAGAGGATGCCTATTATCAACCCCAAAGTATCTTATCTGCATCTATGGACAAGACTATGATGATCTGGCAACCTGAAAAGACTTCTGGTGTCTGGATGAATGTGGTCACTGTTGGGGAACTAAGCCACTGTGCTCTGGGGTTCTATGGTGGCCATTGGAGCCCAAATGGAGATTCAATTTTAGCACATGGATATGGTGGATCTTTCCATCTTTGGAAAAATGTTGGTAATGATAATTGGCTGCCACAAAAGGTCCCCTCTGGTCATTTTGCATCAGTGACTGATATTGCATGGGCTAGATCTGGTGATTATATCATGTCCGTCAGTCATGACCAG ACAACTAGAATTTATGCTCCGTGGAAAGTTGAGGCTTCTCTCCAAGATGGAGAATTTTGGCATGAAATAGCTCGCCCTCAAGTTCATGGACATGATATAAATTGTATGGCAGTTATTCATAGTAAGGGGAATCATCGTTTTCTCTGTGGAGCTGAAGAAAAAGTTGCCAGAGTGTTTGAAGCCCCGTTATCATTTTTGAAGACATTAAATAATGCCACTTTGCAGAAGTCCTGTTCTTCCGATGATATCATGGGAGATGTTCAGATTTTGGGTGCAAATATGTCAGCTCTTGGACTATCACAGAAACCTATTTATGCTCAAG CTGTGCATGAGGCCCCTAAAAGAAGTGGGATCGATGGTCTTGACACCATTGAAACTATTCCTGATGCAGTTCCAACTGTGTTCACTGAACCACCTATTGAAGATCAACTGGCTTGGCATACACTTTGGCCTGAATCACACAAACTCTATGGTCATGGAAACGAACTATTTTCTTTATGTTGTGATCATAAGGGTGAGCTTGTTGCTTCTTCATGTAAG GCTCAATCTGCAGCAGTTGCAGAGGTATGGCTTTGGCAGGTGGGTTCATGGAAAGCAGTCGGCCACCTGCAATCCCACAGCTTAACAGTGACACAGATGGAGTTCTCACATGATGACAACTTTCTTTTGACTGTCTCGAGGGATCGCCAGTTCTCTGTTTTTTCAATCACAAGAACAG GCACCGGTGAAATCAGTTATAGTCTTCTTGTGAGACAGGAGGGGCACAAACGGATTATCTGGTCATGTTCTTGGAATCCACATGGTCACGAATTTGCGACAGGTTCAAGGGATAAGACAGTGAAAATCTGGGCCATAGAGAGGGAGTCTGTCAAGCAGCTTATGTCTTTACCTCAATTTACGAGTAGTGTAACAGCATTATCTTGGGTTGGTCTCCATCATCGGAAGAATAATGGACTTCTAGCTGTTGGAATGGAAAATGGCCAAATAGAGTTGTGGAATCTGTCTTATAACAGAGCAGATGATGGGAGCATAGCAGCACCAGGTTTGGCTGCTTCTCTTGCTGTACGTATAGATCCTTTTATATGCCATGCGTCTACCGTAAACCGtctagcatggaagaaaaatgagGATGATCAAACGAGTATGCAACTTGCTTCATGTGGAGCTGATAATTGTGTAAGAGTGTTTGATGTATCTGTTGAGTAA
- the LOC114403384 gene encoding uncharacterized protein LOC114403384 isoform X4 — MLPKMSTMSMSMSLSFQSDMLSTLCKGSSTFCSLPRATAPFRLRAFSTAFSDKPSVCTADELHYVSLSNSDWKLALWRYHPSPLAPPRNHPLLLLSGVGTNAVGYDLSPESSFARYMSGQGFETWILEVRGAGLSIQGSNSKDIEQSANAMSEKMEAASESAIATNGAVASNKELNNVSFCAVSEPEISAPNGVETENVAIKGDLTRLGTVWDESKLVARLTETLMLLSERVSGFLSESQSRVMFTKFLDQISKLLVDSPLYEQFNEVRGKLSTLFETKQNTGITSQITDLSQKLVNIIEEGQLSVSPPLFDLQARFTSTIEDFQKQLDLMVKYDWDFDHYLEEDVPAAIEYIMKQSMPKDGKLLAIGHSMGGILLYSMLSRFGFEGKESNLAAVVTLASSLDYTSSKSTLKLLLPLADPAQALNVPVVPLGAMLAAAYPLSSRPPYVFSWLNTLISAEDMMDPDLLKRLVLNNF; from the exons ATGTTACCCAAAATGTCAACCATGTCTATGTCCATGTCCTTGTCCTTCCAATCTGACATGCTCTCTACTCTGTGCAAAGGCTCTTCCACCTTCTGCTCCCTCCCACGCGCCACCGCACCCTTCCGCCTCAGGGCTTTCTCCACCGCCTTCTCCGACAAGCCCTCCGTCTGCACCGCCGACGAACTCCACTATGTCTCCCTCTCCAATTCCGATTGGAAACTCGCTCTCTGGCGCTACCACCCTTCGCCTCTC GCACCTCCGAGGAATCATCCTCTGTTGCTATTGTCGGGAGTGGGAACTAACGCCGTTGGATATGACCTTTCTCCTGAG TCATCATTTGCACGTTACATGTCTGGTCAGGGATTTGAAACTTGGATTCTTGAAGTACGAGGAGCTGGGTTGAGTATTCAGGGTTCAAATTCCAAAGATATTGAACAGTCTGCCAATGCAATGTCTGAGAAGATGGAAGCTGCTTCAGAAAGTGCTATTGCTACCAATGGAGCAGTGGCTTCAAACAAAGAATTGAATAACGTCTCTTTTTGTGCGGTATCTGAACCTGAGATTTCTGCCCCTAATGGAGTAGAAACTGAAAATGTGGCAATCAAAGGTGATCTAACTAGGTTAGGTACTGTTTGGGATGAATCAAAGTTGGTGGCAAGATTGACCGAGACTTTAATGCTTTTGTCAGAAAGAGTCTCTGGGTTTCTGAGCGAAAGTCAATCAAGGGTGATGTTTACCAAATTTCTAGATCAGATTTCAAAACTTTTGGTGGATTCTCCATTATATGAACAATTCAATGAGGTAAGGGGAAAGCTTTCAACTTTGTTCGAAACAAAGCAAAACACTGGTATTACTAGTCAAATAACTGATCTGAGTCAAAAACTAGTAAATATTATCGAGGAAGGTCAGCTATCTGTTTCTCCTCCATTATTTGATCTACAAGCTCGTTTTACTTCTACAATCGAAGATTTTCAGAAGCAACTTGACTTGATGGTGAAGTATGATTGGGACTTCGATCATTACTTGGAAGAAGATGTTCCTGCAGCG ATAGAATACATAATGAAACAAAGCATGCCTAAAGATGGAAAATTGCTTGCAATTGGACACTCCATGGGTGGTATCCTGCTTTACTCCATGCTGTCACGGTTTG GTTTTGAAGGAAAAGAATCCAACTTGGCTGCAGTAGTTACACTGGCTTCATCTCTGGACTACACATCATCCAAATCAACTCTGAAGTTACTCTTACCGCTA GCAGATCCTGCACAGGCTCTGAATGTTCCTGTTGTTCCTTTAGGGGCAATGTTAGCAGCAGCTTATCCTCTTTCTTCTCGTCCACCATATGTATTCTCATGGTTAAATACTTTGATTTCTGCTGAGGACATGATGGATCCAGATTTATTAAAAAGACTtgttttgaataactttt GA